A genomic window from bacterium includes:
- a CDS encoding quinone-dependent dihydroorotate dehydrogenase: protein MIYRAFVRALLFRLDPELSHDLALTCLGAVEPVLARASRRSAPDPRLAMIVAGLRFPVPVGLAAGFDKAARALWAWPALGFGFAEVGTVTGLAQPGNPRPRVFRLPDDQALINRLGFNSPGADAMEVRLARLRRGRPYPIPLAVNIGRSGAASNERAVDDYVYSFDRLQPHADFVVVNVSSPNTPGLRQLQTRDAIVPLLEALSARNRALGEKPLFVKIAPDLTDAELDVVVEAISDRAHGIVATNTTLRRDGLASAAWEEAGGLSGRPLFAQAVRIVGRLHRLTAGRLPIIGVGGIFTADDAYRMIQAGASLVELYTGFVYGGPALPRRLAGGLLARLNRDGLNTIAEAVGVAR from the coding sequence GTGATCTACCGCGCGTTCGTGCGTGCCCTTCTGTTTCGACTCGATCCGGAACTGAGTCACGACCTCGCGCTGACGTGCCTTGGCGCGGTGGAGCCGGTGCTGGCCCGGGCGTCCCGGCGGTCCGCCCCGGATCCACGGCTCGCCATGATCGTGGCAGGTCTCCGGTTTCCGGTTCCGGTGGGCCTGGCCGCTGGGTTCGACAAGGCGGCGAGAGCGTTGTGGGCGTGGCCGGCCTTGGGCTTCGGGTTCGCGGAAGTGGGAACGGTCACCGGGCTCGCCCAGCCTGGGAATCCCCGGCCCCGCGTATTCCGACTGCCCGACGACCAGGCCCTGATCAACCGGCTCGGCTTCAATTCACCGGGCGCCGACGCCATGGAGGTGCGGCTCGCGAGGCTCCGCCGCGGGCGGCCCTACCCCATCCCGCTCGCGGTGAACATCGGCCGCAGCGGCGCCGCATCAAACGAGCGGGCGGTCGATGATTACGTATACTCGTTCGACCGGCTGCAGCCGCACGCCGACTTCGTCGTCGTCAACGTCTCGTCGCCCAACACGCCGGGATTGCGGCAGTTGCAGACGCGGGACGCCATCGTGCCGCTCCTCGAGGCGCTCTCGGCGCGCAACCGCGCCCTCGGCGAGAAGCCGCTCTTCGTGAAGATCGCCCCTGATCTCACGGACGCCGAACTGGACGTGGTCGTCGAGGCGATCAGCGATCGCGCGCACGGCATCGTGGCCACGAACACCACGCTCAGGCGCGACGGGCTTGCGAGCGCGGCCTGGGAGGAAGCCGGGGGCCTGAGCGGCCGGCCGCTCTTCGCCCAGGCGGTGCGGATTGTCGGCCGGCTCCACCGGCTCACGGCGGGCCGCCTCCCGATCATCGGGGTCGGCGGAATCTTCACGGCGGACGACGCGTATCGAATGATCCAAGCCGGCGCCAGCCTGGTCGAACTCTACACCGGATTTGTCTACGGCGGTCCGGCCCTCCCGCGCCGGCTGGCCGGCGGCCTGCTGGCTCGCCTGAACCGCGATGGGCTCAATACCATTGCCGAGGCGGTCGGCGTCGCGCGTTGA
- a CDS encoding AbrB/MazE/SpoVT family DNA-binding domain-containing protein translates to MDQVVRLKRKGQITLPASVRERLALREGDLLRVTVEGRQVVLEPAVQGHAVAVPVGAGRFDAVVGTAALGGDAVADAARYDR, encoded by the coding sequence ATGGACCAGGTCGTCCGCCTGAAGCGCAAGGGACAAATTACGCTGCCGGCGTCGGTCCGAGAGAGGCTCGCGTTGCGTGAGGGGGATCTGCTACGGGTCACCGTCGAGGGGCGTCAGGTTGTGCTCGAACCTGCGGTACAAGGGCATGCGGTGGCGGTGCCGGTCGGCGCCGGCCGGTTCGACGCGGTCGTCGGCACCGCCGCTCTCGGCGGCGACGCCGTTGCCGATGCGGCCCGATATGACCGGTGA